In the genome of Neofelis nebulosa isolate mNeoNeb1 chromosome 8, mNeoNeb1.pri, whole genome shotgun sequence, one region contains:
- the TMBIM6 gene encoding bax inhibitor 1, with protein sequence MNIFDRKINFDALLKFSHITPSTQQHLKKVYASFALCMFVAAAGAYVHVVTHFLQAGLLSALGSLGLMIWLMATPHSRETEQKRLGLLAGFAFLTGVGLGPALELCIAINPSILPTAFMGTAMIFTCFTLSALYARRRSYLFLGGVLMSAMSLMLLSSLGNLFFGSIWLFQANLYVGLVVMCGFVLFDTQLIIEKAENGDKDYIWHCVDLFLDFITLFRKLMMILAMNEKDKKKEKK encoded by the exons ATGAACATATTTGATCGGAAGATCAACTTTGatgcacttttaaaattttcccacAT AACCCCCTCGACACAGCAGCACCTGAAGAAGGTCTATGCCAGTTTTGCCCTCTGTATGTTTGTGGCAGCTGCGGGGGCCTATGTCCATGTGGTCACTCATTTCCTTCAG GCTGGCCTGCTctctgccttgggctctctgGGGTTGATGATTTGGCTGATGGCAACACCTCATAGCCGTGAAACTGAGCAAAAAAGACTGGGACTTCTTGCTGGATTTGCTTTCCTTACAG gagttGGCCTGGGCCCTGCTCTGGAGTTGTGCATTGCCATCAATCCCAG CATTCTTCCCACCGCCTTCATGGGCACAGCAATGATCTTCACCTGCTTCACCCTGAGTGCACTCTATGCCAGGCGCCGCAGCTACCTCTTTCTGGGAG GTGTCTTGATGTCAGCCATGAGCCTGATGCTCTTGTCTTCCCTGGGGAATCTTTTCTTTGGATCCATTTGGCTTTTCCAG GCAAACCTATATGTGGGGCTGGTGGTCATGTGTGGCTTCGTCCTTTTTGATACTCAACTCATTATTGAAAAAGCTGAAAATGGAGATAAGGATTATATCTG GCACTGCGTTGACCTCTTCTTAGATTTCATTACTCTCTTCAGAAAACTTATGATGATCCTGGCCATGAATGAGAAG gacaagaagaaagagaagaagtga